A window from Megalobrama amblycephala isolate DHTTF-2021 linkage group LG9, ASM1881202v1, whole genome shotgun sequence encodes these proteins:
- the zgc:175136 gene encoding uncharacterized protein zgc:175136 — translation MGSRYCLRILFALFPAYVTCWGNYEGSMPTANMQRASSHTFPVIRHEVKQIGSWNDPAYSSVHLPHSQGTHGSYNYHKGRVFAGSNIKSDSKACETQAIRDNQENINFKPSASVPTYCLSGFGQPSAQYESRTAADALSVQPSSQLASTSSQSGSTLIRNLKVPNPLKHSRGESSNEVAKTSGSSNVFAVKPPKNTFGHMEFNSEVSRDPHARDPNLGSTSILSRMSHPRSSSKWSQSTNKVQTASSSYGPLLKEMSMYSSMIPRKPSSSGLQYTEVKPSVVSSGPIIVVKGGGSAQGHGGYSGHPDSVKSLGVPSHVDSYQASQTSRDTRLTTSSQGQSWNEPLHYSMIGTQYSPSPELRKPSKNDCRDSVDESSIVSSGGILLKAPESTHRNKLPAHYEATHPKFQQAYNVHGQPSQIYKPMYPSRSGAQHDVAKSSTASSGKILIMQGPTNFQSRTESNKPKVLPSFPEHRITFASGQTAPQNQPFEAARNFRNVWPATSTSRTRYQTFSSVKGPSYKPNSRPSKPFRSELGFSANNPTTAGANEINTVRVRLNKAPTSSFGNFQNQWASGDVSSGAFQRSLTRSYLGQRPGQNVQKPVCSSAPQYHGSKAVQSQFTATQGNTDYTRHITAIPSEFGQGAIRRLSPTLSSNYRQAEQNQPQVNRLDSSAPECVVAQNSPAGLGQQGLVTFQGVNLPI, via the exons ATGGGTTCTAGATACTGCTTAAG aattctttTTGCCTTGTTTCCTGCTTATGTAACCTGTTGGGGGAATTATGAAG GGAGCATGCCAACAGCTAATATGCAAAGAGCTTCATCTCACACTTTCCCAGTGATTCGCCATGAGGTTAAACAAATAGGAAGTTGGAATGACCCTGCCTACAGTTCTGTTCACCTGCCCCACAGTCAAGGCACCCATGGAAGTTATAATTATCATAAGGGGAGAGTGTTTGCGGGCTCAAATATAAAATCAGATTCAAAAGCTTGTGAGACTCAAGCTATACGTGACAATCAAGAAAATATTAACTTTAAGCCTTCTGCTTCTGTTCCAACATATTGCTTGTCAGGTTTTGGTCAACCCTCTGCTCAATATGAGTCTCGTACGGCTGCTGATGCCTTAAGTGTCCAGCCTAGTAGCCAACTGGCTTCTACTTCATCTCAGAGTGGGTCCACCTTGATAAGAAACCTAAAGGTACCCAACCCCTTAAAACACTCTAGAGGTGAATCTAGTAATGAGGTGGCTAAAACTTCTGGATCTAGCAACGTCTTTGCAGTGAAGCCTCCTAAAAACACATTTGGCCATATGGAGTTCAACTCTGAAGTTTCTAGAGACCCGCATGCAAGAGACCCAAATCTTGGATCAACTTCTATCTTAAGTCGGATGTCCCATCCACGTAGTTCATCTAAATGGAGCCAAAGCACTAACAAAGTCCAGACAGCCAGTAGCAGTTATGGCCCATTGCTGAAGGAAATGTCTATGTATTCGAGTATGATTCCAAGAAAACCCTCTAGTAGTGGACTTCAGTACACTGAGGTCAAGCCTTCGGTTGTTAGCTCAGGTCCAATCATTGTTGTTAAAGGTGGAGGAAGTGCTCAAGGTCATGGGGGCTATAGTGGGCATCCCGATTCTGTAAAATCACTTGGAGTTCCCAGTCATGTTGATTCCTATCAGGCCAGTCAGACTTCTAGAGATACTAGATTGACTACCAGTAGTCAGGGCCAGTCATGGAATGAACCTCTTCACTACTCCATGATTGGTACTCAATACAGTCCCAGTCCTGAGCTAAGAAAGCCTTCCAAAAATGACTGTAGGGACAGTGTGGATGAATCTTCAATTGTCAGCTCTGGTGGGATTCTTCTCAAAGCCCCAGAAAGTACTCATAGAAATAAGTTACCAGCTCACTATGAAGCTACTCACCCCAAATTCCAGCAGGCCTACAATGTCCACGGTCAGCCTAGTCAAATCTATAAGCCCATGTATCCCTCTCGAAGTGGGGCTCAACACGATGTTGCAAAGTCCTCAACTGCCAGTTCTGGAAAAATCCTGATAATGCAAGGTCCTACCAATTTTCAAAGTAGAACAGAATCCAATAAACCCAAAGTTCTTCCTAGCTTTCCAGAGCATAGGATAACATTTGCCTCTGGTCAGACTGCTCCTCAAAACCAGCCTTTTGAAGCAGCCAGAAATTTCAGAAATGTCTGGCCAGCCACTAGCACTTCCCGGACTAGGTATCAGACCTTCTCTTCTGTGAAGGGACCCTCATACAAACCAAATTCTAGGCCCTCAAAACCTTTTAGAAGTGAATTAGGATTCAGTGCCAATAACCCCACTACTGCTGGAGCTAATGAGATCAATACAGTCCGTGTTAGGCTTAATAAAGCACCCACAAGCAGCTTTGGTAACTTTCAGAACCAATGGGCTTCTGGTGATGTTAGCAGTGGTGCTTTCCAAAGGTCCTTAACTCGAAGTTACCTGGGCCAGAGGCCAggtcaaaatgtacaaaaacctGTTTGTTCTTCAGCTCCTCAATATCATGGTTCCAAAGCAGTCCAGAGCCAATTCACTGCAACTCAAGGAAATACAGATTACACTAGGCACATTACTGCCATTCCAAGTGAGTTCGGCCAAGGTGCCATCCGAAGGCTTTCTCCTACACTTTCCAGCAACTACAGACAAG CTGAACAAAACCAGCCTCAAGTTAACAGATTGGATTCCTCTGCTCCTGAATGTGTGGTGGCCCAAAATAGCCCTGCAGGTCTTGGTCAGCAGGGCCTAGTCACATTCCAGGGAGTTAACCTCCCCATCTAG
- the kdf1b gene encoding keratinocyte differentiation factor 1 isoform X1 yields MEADPEASVQHQVTAKAATRGRSRPSVVPMESTPSWTSGPIDEGPYRERSVDPVEIEIQHFGVRHKVNKDANGNTTGPETVSFLPAKEEPVSGTCMCGPCSSVGSCRKLFCSVLTCGLYRVCRRLPCLVSSESSATNAQVENPSRPPQVENGFYPDVFIRGVKVDTSVIEDDEECVSYSTSKIDMDSPVYFSSLPEDDFISGKETEDVDKLITQKLMEVFSEFEINELAKCTSDSMFLRRSREISQLISDIVQEHNMEEQEAECRLVREIIRISTRKSKKRPQIRPQELQRDSGNDTWNSKKNSQKSSYNSMSDGKLQISMERSDDIEARKLRNNSNQSFSPSFQETGVPITSDTPLIPRSTQA; encoded by the exons ATGGAAGCAG ACCCTGAGGCCTCAGTCCAGCATCAGGTAACTGCAAAAGCAGCCACCAGAGGACGGTCTAGGCCGAGTGTTGTCCCTATGGAGAGCACCCCGTCCTGGACCAGTGGTCCCATTGATGAAGGGCCATACCGAGAACGCTCTGTCGATCCAGTGGAGATTGAGATCCAGCACTTTGGAGTGAGACACAAAGTCAACAAGGATGCCAATGGCAATACGACTGGGCCAGAGACTGTTAGCTTTCTCCCTGCCAAAGAAGAGCCCGTTTCAGGGACGTGTATGTGCGGACCCTGCTCGTCTGTGGGTAGCTGCAGGAAGCTTTTTTGTAGCGTGTTGACTTGTGGACTGTACCGCGTATGTCGGCGCTTACCTTGTCTCGTTTCGAGCGAGAGCTCAGCCACCAATGCGCAGGTGGAGAACCCGTCAAGACCTCCACAGGTTGAGAATGGCTTCTATCCCGACGTCTTTATTCGTGGTGTCAAGGTGGACACATCTGTCATAGAAGATGATGAGGAGTGTGTGTCATATTCCACTTCTAAAATCGATATGGACAGTCCAGTCTACTTCAGTAGCTTACCGGAAGATGACTTTATCAGTGGCAAGGAGACAGAAGATGTGGACAAACTCATCACCCAGAAGCTTATGGAGGTCTTCTCTGAGTTTGAGATCAACGAGCTGGCCAAGTGCACCTCGGACTCAATGTTCCTGCGGCGTTCCCGGGAGATCAGTCAGCTGATCTCGGATATCGTGCAGGAGCACAACATGGAGGAGCAGGAGGCCGAGTGCAGGCTGGTGCGAGAGATTATTCGCATCAGTACGCGCAAGAGTAAGAAAAGGCCGCAAATTCGTCCGCAAGAGCTACAGCGAGACAGCGGCAATGACACCTGGAACAGCAAAAAGAACAGCCAAAAGAGCAGCTATAATTCTATGAGTGATGGAA AGTTGCAGATTTCAATGGAGAGGTCTGATGACATAGAAGCAAGGAAGTTGCGCAACAACAGTAACCAGT CATTCTCTCCAAGTTTCCAGGAAACTGGTGTGCCGATCACGTCGGACACTCCTTTAATACCCAGAAGCACACAGGCGTGA
- the kdf1b gene encoding keratinocyte differentiation factor 1 isoform X2, producing MESTPSWTSGPIDEGPYRERSVDPVEIEIQHFGVRHKVNKDANGNTTGPETVSFLPAKEEPVSGTCMCGPCSSVGSCRKLFCSVLTCGLYRVCRRLPCLVSSESSATNAQVENPSRPPQVENGFYPDVFIRGVKVDTSVIEDDEECVSYSTSKIDMDSPVYFSSLPEDDFISGKETEDVDKLITQKLMEVFSEFEINELAKCTSDSMFLRRSREISQLISDIVQEHNMEEQEAECRLVREIIRISTRKSKKRPQIRPQELQRDSGNDTWNSKKNSQKSSYNSMSDGKLQISMERSDDIEARKLRNNSNQSFSPSFQETGVPITSDTPLIPRSTQA from the exons ATGGAGAGCACCCCGTCCTGGACCAGTGGTCCCATTGATGAAGGGCCATACCGAGAACGCTCTGTCGATCCAGTGGAGATTGAGATCCAGCACTTTGGAGTGAGACACAAAGTCAACAAGGATGCCAATGGCAATACGACTGGGCCAGAGACTGTTAGCTTTCTCCCTGCCAAAGAAGAGCCCGTTTCAGGGACGTGTATGTGCGGACCCTGCTCGTCTGTGGGTAGCTGCAGGAAGCTTTTTTGTAGCGTGTTGACTTGTGGACTGTACCGCGTATGTCGGCGCTTACCTTGTCTCGTTTCGAGCGAGAGCTCAGCCACCAATGCGCAGGTGGAGAACCCGTCAAGACCTCCACAGGTTGAGAATGGCTTCTATCCCGACGTCTTTATTCGTGGTGTCAAGGTGGACACATCTGTCATAGAAGATGATGAGGAGTGTGTGTCATATTCCACTTCTAAAATCGATATGGACAGTCCAGTCTACTTCAGTAGCTTACCGGAAGATGACTTTATCAGTGGCAAGGAGACAGAAGATGTGGACAAACTCATCACCCAGAAGCTTATGGAGGTCTTCTCTGAGTTTGAGATCAACGAGCTGGCCAAGTGCACCTCGGACTCAATGTTCCTGCGGCGTTCCCGGGAGATCAGTCAGCTGATCTCGGATATCGTGCAGGAGCACAACATGGAGGAGCAGGAGGCCGAGTGCAGGCTGGTGCGAGAGATTATTCGCATCAGTACGCGCAAGAGTAAGAAAAGGCCGCAAATTCGTCCGCAAGAGCTACAGCGAGACAGCGGCAATGACACCTGGAACAGCAAAAAGAACAGCCAAAAGAGCAGCTATAATTCTATGAGTGATGGAA AGTTGCAGATTTCAATGGAGAGGTCTGATGACATAGAAGCAAGGAAGTTGCGCAACAACAGTAACCAGT CATTCTCTCCAAGTTTCCAGGAAACTGGTGTGCCGATCACGTCGGACACTCCTTTAATACCCAGAAGCACACAGGCGTGA
- the nr0b2b gene encoding nuclear receptor subfamily 0, group B, member 2b: MKKYFSKQHPHGILFSILSRKCDFAHFSYPKTHSCHCERLVCLKNQHTTCHAAFGVLVKTIHFMKSLPSFQNLPLNDRLILLQNRWVPIFLLGLAQEHITFEVWDFPAVSILRNILLNGQQKSDVCPPTLAEVYKLKMFLNKVWSLDLSLNEYAYLKCAILFSQDIPGLKSLAVIAGLQEEAQRALHMLILSHHHPRDHHTFTNLLFMASTLQMEARSLVTELFFRPITGQTDLQELLNEIIVTNRIM, translated from the exons atgaaaaaatactttAGCAAACAACATCCTCATGGAATTCTCTTCAGCATCCTAAGCCGTAAGTGTGACTTTGCACACTTCAGTTATCCAAAGACACACAGCTGTCACTGTGAGCGATTAGTGTGCTTAAAAAACCAACATACCACCTGTCATGCTGCCTTTGGTGTCTTGGTAAAAACGATTCACTTCATGAAGAGCTTACCTTCCTTCCAAAATCTGCCGCTCAATGACCGACTCATCCTTCTTCAGAACCGCTGGGTGCCTATTTTCCTCCTGGGACTTGCGCAGGAGCACATCACTTTTGAGGTGTGGGACTTCCCTGCTGTCAGCATCCTTAGAAACATATTGTTGAATGGTCAGCAGAAATCAGATGTCTGTCCACCTACCCTGGCAGAAGTGTACAAACTTAAGATGTTCCTGAACAAAGTATGGAGTCTGGACCTGAGTCTAAATGAGTATGCATATCTCAAGTGTGCAATACTGTTCAGTCAAG ATATTCCTGGCCTGAAGAGTTTGGCAGTGATAGCAGGACTGCAGGAGGAGGCCCAGAGAGCTCTGCACATGCTTATTCTCTCCCATCATCACCCCAGAGATCACCATACATTCACGAACCTGCTGTTTATGGCTAGCACTCTACAGATGGAGGCCCGAAGCCTGGTGACAGAACTGTTTTTCAGACCCATCACTGGCCAGACGGATCTCCAGGAACTCCTAAATGAGATCATTGTCACCAATAGAATAATGTAG